In a single window of the Bacteroides acidifaciens genome:
- a CDS encoding glycoside hydrolase family 88 protein: MKNLYVTLFSAFFLGSMVCAGCTDKKTDSSEEVIEIIHKVNGYWQANHPEHGRSFWDNAAYHTGNMEAYFLTKKPEYLEFSKGWAEHNEWKGVKSDDKTCWKYSYGESDDYVLFGDYQICFQTYADLYNLEPDTQKIARAREVMEYQMSTPNHDYWWWADGLYMVMPVMTKMYNITKNPLYLEKLHEYLAYADSIMYDEEAGLYYRDGKYVYPKHKSMNGKKDFWARGDGWVLAGLAKVLKDLPETDKYRQEYIDRFCTLAKSVAACQQSEGYWTRSMLDPEHAPGPETSGTAFFTYGLQWGINNGFLDSDEYQPVVEKAWKYLSTVALQPDGKVGYVQPIGEKAIPGQVVDANSTSNFGVGAFLLAACERVHYLDK, translated from the coding sequence ATGAAGAATTTATACGTAACTCTTTTCTCCGCTTTCTTTTTAGGAAGCATGGTCTGTGCTGGTTGTACGGATAAGAAAACCGATTCTTCGGAAGAGGTGATAGAGATTATCCATAAGGTGAATGGGTATTGGCAGGCGAACCACCCGGAACATGGCCGTTCCTTTTGGGATAACGCAGCTTATCATACCGGAAATATGGAAGCCTATTTCCTGACAAAGAAGCCGGAATATTTAGAGTTTTCGAAAGGTTGGGCTGAACATAACGAATGGAAAGGTGTTAAATCGGATGATAAAACTTGTTGGAAGTATAGTTATGGAGAAAGTGATGACTATGTGCTTTTCGGGGATTATCAGATTTGTTTCCAGACCTATGCTGATTTATACAATCTGGAACCGGATACACAGAAGATAGCCCGTGCCCGCGAAGTGATGGAATATCAGATGAGTACTCCTAACCATGATTATTGGTGGTGGGCGGATGGTCTGTATATGGTAATGCCTGTTATGACAAAGATGTACAACATCACGAAGAATCCGCTTTACCTGGAGAAACTGCACGAATATCTTGCTTATGCCGACAGTATCATGTATGATGAAGAAGCTGGACTTTACTATCGAGACGGTAAATACGTATATCCCAAGCATAAAAGTATGAACGGTAAAAAAGATTTTTGGGCACGTGGAGACGGCTGGGTATTGGCAGGGTTGGCAAAAGTGCTGAAAGACTTGCCCGAAACAGATAAATACCGTCAGGAATATATAGACCGTTTCTGTACCTTGGCTAAATCCGTAGCTGCCTGCCAGCAATCGGAAGGCTACTGGACACGTAGTATGCTTGACCCGGAACATGCGCCGGGGCCGGAAACCAGTGGAACGGCTTTCTTTACTTACGGTTTACAATGGGGCATAAATAACGGCTTCCTTGATTCCGATGAATATCAGCCGGTAGTTGAAAAAGCATGGAAATACCTGTCGACAGTTGCTTTGCAACCCGATGGAAAGGTTGGCTATGTGCAGCCGATTGGTGAGAAAGCGATACCGGGGCAGGTAGTAGACGCAAATTCTACTTCAAACTTTGGAGTCGGGGCCTTCCTGTTGGCAGCTTGCGAGAGGGTACATTATTTGGATAAATAA
- a CDS encoding GNAT family N-acetyltransferase: protein MIVKEQVKALWKLCFEDSEEFVEMYFKLRYKNEVNVAIQSGDEVISALQMLPYPMTFCGETVQTSYISGACTHPDFRSKGVMRELLSQSFARMLRNGVQFSTLIPAEPWLFDYYKHMGYASVFQYSVKEMTLPEFIPSKEITVNVVSEPQDEVYSYLNKKLSERPCCIQHSAEDFQVIMADLPISRGNLFVARQANEIRGVAIIYKGENCIIINELLAEDKDTEYSLLFAIKQDTGCNHIIQLLPPDKELPQHSLGMARIINAKEVLQIYASAFPEDEMQLEVSDKQLSVNNGYYYLSDGKCRYSTERLPGAHIQMNISELTERILKKLNPSMSLMLN, encoded by the coding sequence ATGATAGTAAAGGAACAAGTAAAAGCATTATGGAAATTATGCTTCGAGGATAGCGAAGAGTTTGTTGAAATGTACTTCAAGCTACGCTATAAGAACGAAGTGAACGTTGCCATCCAAAGTGGTGACGAGGTAATCTCTGCGCTTCAGATGCTTCCTTATCCGATGACTTTCTGCGGAGAAACGGTGCAGACTTCGTATATTTCAGGAGCCTGCACACATCCTGATTTTCGAAGTAAGGGAGTGATGCGCGAACTCTTATCCCAGTCTTTTGCCCGGATGCTGCGGAATGGGGTACAGTTCAGCACACTGATACCGGCAGAGCCCTGGCTGTTCGATTATTACAAACATATGGGATATGCTTCTGTCTTTCAATATTCGGTCAAGGAGATGACTTTACCAGAGTTTATCCCTTCCAAAGAGATTACTGTCAATGTCGTTTCCGAACCTCAAGATGAAGTCTATTCATATTTGAATAAGAAGTTGTCCGAACGTCCTTGTTGCATTCAACATTCCGCAGAGGATTTCCAGGTTATTATGGCAGACTTACCTATAAGTAGAGGAAATTTATTCGTTGCAAGACAAGCTAATGAAATACGGGGAGTAGCCATTATATATAAAGGAGAAAACTGTATCATTATTAATGAACTTCTGGCAGAAGATAAAGATACGGAGTACAGTTTATTATTTGCCATTAAACAAGATACCGGATGTAACCATATAATCCAATTACTGCCACCCGATAAAGAATTGCCTCAACATTCACTAGGAATGGCACGTATTATCAATGCTAAAGAAGTATTGCAGATTTATGCGTCCGCCTTTCCTGAAGATGAAATGCAACTGGAAGTATCAGACAAGCAGTTATCAGTGAATAATGGTTATTATTATCTATCCGACGGGAAATGCAGATATAGCACCGAGCGATTGCCCGGTGCACATATACAAATGAATATAAGCGAATTAACAGAGAGAATACTCAAGAAGCTAAATCCATCTATGAGTTTGATGCTGAATTAA
- a CDS encoding DUF2156 domain-containing protein produces the protein MISFKDVTLADKDTITSFTMKSERRNCDLSFSNLCSWRFLYDTKFAVIDNFLVFKFWAGEQLAYMMPVGAGDLKAVLKELIEDAGQENQPFCMLGVCSCMRAELEAILPGQFTFTEDRDYADYIYLRSDLSTLKGKKFQAKRNHINRFRNTYPDYEYTPITPDRIQECMDLEAEWCKVNNCDQQEGTGNERRALIYALHNFEALGLTGGILHVNGKIVAFTFGMPINHETFGVHVEKADTSIEGAYAMINYEFANRIPEQYIYINREEDLGIEGLRKAKLSYQPVTILEKYMACLKIHPLDMVKW, from the coding sequence ATGATTTCATTTAAAGATGTCACATTAGCAGATAAAGACACGATTACCTCATTTACAATGAAAAGTGAGCGGCGTAACTGTGACCTGTCATTCTCCAATCTTTGTAGCTGGAGATTCCTGTATGATACCAAGTTCGCTGTTATCGACAACTTTTTAGTATTTAAATTCTGGGCAGGAGAACAACTAGCATATATGATGCCTGTAGGCGCCGGTGACTTAAAAGCTGTATTGAAAGAGTTGATAGAAGATGCCGGACAAGAAAACCAGCCCTTTTGCATGCTGGGAGTATGCAGCTGTATGCGTGCCGAACTCGAAGCTATCCTTCCCGGACAATTTACTTTCACGGAAGACCGTGATTATGCTGATTACATTTATCTGAGAAGCGACCTTTCGACTTTAAAAGGAAAGAAATTCCAGGCAAAAAGAAATCATATCAACCGATTCCGCAATACATATCCGGATTATGAATATACCCCGATTACTCCCGACCGTATCCAGGAATGTATGGATTTGGAAGCGGAATGGTGCAAAGTGAATAATTGTGACCAACAAGAAGGAACGGGTAATGAACGCCGTGCCTTGATTTATGCCCTTCATAACTTTGAAGCCCTCGGATTGACCGGTGGCATTCTCCATGTGAACGGAAAAATCGTCGCATTCACTTTTGGCATGCCTATCAATCACGAGACATTCGGCGTGCATGTAGAAAAGGCAGACACTTCCATCGAGGGTGCTTATGCCATGATTAACTATGAGTTTGCAAACCGGATTCCCGAACAGTATATTTATATCAACCGGGAAGAGGATTTAGGAATCGAGGGGTTACGGAAAGCCAAACTGTCTTATCAGCCGGTGACGATTCTTGAAAAGTATATGGCTTGTCTCAAAATTCATCCGTTGGATATGGTTAAATGGTAA
- a CDS encoding LrgB family protein encodes MSFLENNFFLLAITFGIFFFAKLLQKKTGLVLLNPILLTIAVLIIFLKMTGISYETYNKGGHLIEFWLRPAVVALGVPLYLQLEMIKKQLLPILLSQLAGCIVGVISVVLIAKFMGASQEVILSLAPKSVTTPIAMEVTKAIGGIPSLTAAVVVAVGLLGAICGFKTMQIMRVGSPIAQGLSMGTAAHAVGTSTAMDVSSKYGAYASLGLTLNGIFTALLTPTILRLLGIL; translated from the coding sequence ATGAGTTTCCTAGAAAATAACTTCTTCCTGCTGGCCATCACCTTCGGGATTTTCTTCTTTGCCAAGTTGCTTCAGAAGAAAACAGGGTTAGTATTGCTAAATCCGATATTACTGACTATCGCCGTTCTTATTATCTTCCTTAAAATGACCGGTATCTCTTATGAGACTTATAATAAAGGGGGACATCTTATCGAATTCTGGCTACGTCCGGCCGTGGTTGCCTTGGGCGTACCTTTATATCTTCAGTTGGAAATGATTAAGAAACAGTTATTGCCGATTCTCCTGTCTCAGTTGGCAGGATGCATCGTCGGAGTTATTTCGGTGGTGCTGATTGCGAAATTCATGGGAGCTTCCCAAGAAGTAATATTGTCTCTGGCTCCCAAATCGGTGACTACCCCGATTGCGATGGAAGTGACGAAAGCTATCGGCGGCATTCCGTCACTGACGGCGGCAGTTGTAGTAGCAGTCGGGTTATTGGGAGCTATCTGCGGGTTTAAGACGATGCAGATTATGCGCGTAGGAAGTCCGATTGCCCAAGGGCTTTCCATGGGAACAGCCGCCCATGCAGTCGGCACCTCGACGGCAATGGATGTCAGTAGCAAATACGGAGCATACGCCAGCCTGGGATTGACACTGAACGGAATATTCACTGCACTGCTGACACCTACCATTCTTCGATTGTTAGGCATTCTGTAA
- a CDS encoding CidA/LrgA family protein, translated as MIRQCAILFGCLALGELIVYLTGIKLPSSIIGMLLLTLFLKLGWIKLHWVQGLSDFLVANLGFFFVPPGVALMLYFDVIAAEFWPIVTATIVSTALVLVVTGWVHQIVRKFRLARQIKLARKLHLTDFHLPERLHRKEKNNLTDKDK; from the coding sequence ATGATTCGTCAGTGCGCCATTTTATTTGGCTGTTTGGCTTTGGGTGAATTGATAGTTTATCTTACGGGTATCAAGCTCCCCTCCAGCATCATCGGTATGCTGCTGCTCACCCTCTTTCTGAAATTAGGTTGGATTAAACTGCATTGGGTACAGGGATTGTCCGACTTTCTGGTAGCTAACTTAGGTTTCTTTTTTGTCCCGCCTGGAGTGGCGCTTATGTTATACTTCGATGTTATTGCAGCAGAATTCTGGCCGATAGTGACAGCTACCATTGTAAGTACTGCCCTTGTGCTCGTTGTCACGGGATGGGTTCACCAGATTGTCCGCAAGTTCAGACTGGCGCGTCAAATCAAGCTGGCACGCAAACTGCACCTGACAGATTTCCATCTGCCGGAAAGACTTCACCGTAAAGAAAAAAACAACTTAACTGATAAAGACAAATGA
- the pta gene encoding phosphate acetyltransferase produces MLNLINQIVERAKANRQRIVLPEGTEERTLKAANQILTDEVADLILLGNPAEINELATKWGLGNIGKATIIDPETSPKHEEYAQLLCELRKKKGMTIEEARKLTNDPLFFGCLMMKSGDADGQLAGARNTTGNVLRPALQIIKTAPGITCVSGAMLLLTHAPEYGKNGILVMGDVAVTPVPDANQLAQIAVCTAQTAKAVAGIENPKVAMLSFSTKGSAKHEVVDKVVEATKIAKEMAPTLDLDGEMQADAALVPEVGASKAPNSPVAGQANVLIVPSLEVGNISYKLVQRLGHADAIGPILQGIACPVNDLSRGCSIEDVYRMIAITANQAIAAKANK; encoded by the coding sequence ATGCTCAATTTAATCAACCAAATCGTTGAACGCGCGAAAGCAAACCGCCAACGTATTGTTCTTCCCGAAGGAACTGAAGAACGCACATTAAAAGCTGCCAATCAGATTTTGACAGACGAAGTTGCCGACCTTATTTTGTTAGGAAATCCGGCCGAAATTAATGAACTTGCTACAAAATGGGGATTGGGAAACATCGGTAAAGCTACTATCATTGACCCTGAAACTTCTCCGAAGCACGAAGAGTATGCACAGTTGCTATGTGAACTTCGCAAGAAGAAAGGAATGACTATCGAAGAAGCCCGCAAACTTACTAATGATCCTTTATTCTTTGGTTGTTTAATGATGAAGAGTGGTGACGCAGACGGTCAGTTGGCGGGTGCCCGTAACACTACCGGCAATGTATTGCGTCCTGCTTTGCAGATTATCAAGACGGCTCCGGGCATCACTTGTGTTTCGGGTGCTATGTTGTTGCTGACCCATGCTCCCGAATACGGAAAGAATGGAATTTTGGTAATGGGAGACGTAGCAGTAACACCAGTTCCTGATGCTAACCAATTGGCTCAGATTGCTGTTTGTACGGCTCAGACTGCAAAGGCTGTGGCCGGAATCGAGAATCCGAAAGTAGCTATGTTGAGTTTCTCAACGAAAGGTTCTGCCAAGCACGAAGTAGTAGACAAAGTGGTAGAAGCAACTAAGATTGCCAAGGAAATGGCTCCGACTCTTGATTTGGACGGTGAAATGCAGGCAGATGCCGCCCTTGTTCCTGAAGTGGGTGCAAGTAAAGCTCCGAATTCTCCTGTAGCCGGACAGGCAAACGTACTGATTGTTCCGAGTCTGGAGGTTGGTAACATCTCTTATAAATTAGTTCAACGCTTGGGACACGCTGACGCTATCGGTCCGATTCTTCAAGGTATCGCTTGTCCGGTAAATGACTTGTCTCGCGGTTGCTCTATCGAAGATGTATATCGCATGATTGCTATCACAGCCAATCAGGCTATTGCTGCAAAAGCAAACAAATAA
- a CDS encoding acetate kinase → MKILVLNCGSSSIKYKLFDMTTKEVIAQGGIEKIGLKGSFLKLTLPNGEKKILEKDIPEHTVGVEFILNTLISPEYGAIKSLDEINAVGHRMVHGGERFSESVLLSKEVLEAFAACNDLAPLHNPANLKGVNAVSAILPNIPQVGVFDTAFHQTMPDYAYMYAIPYELYEKYGVRRYGFHGTSHRYVSKRVCEFLGVNPEGKKIITCHIGNGGSIAAIKDGKCMDTTMGLTPLEGLMMGTRSGDIDAGAVTFIMEKEGLNTTGVSNLLNKKSGVLGISGVSSDMRELLAACAAGNEKAILAEKMYYYRIKKYIGAYAAALGGVDIILFTGGVGENQMECRREVCKDMEYMGIELDNDINAKVRGEEAIISTPASKVKVVVIPTDEELLIASDTMDILNK, encoded by the coding sequence ATGAAAATTCTTGTATTGAACTGCGGAAGTTCATCTATTAAATATAAATTGTTCGATATGACCACTAAAGAGGTTATTGCTCAAGGTGGTATCGAAAAAATCGGTCTGAAGGGTTCATTCCTGAAACTGACTTTGCCGAATGGCGAGAAGAAAATTCTGGAAAAAGACATTCCTGAACATACGGTAGGTGTGGAATTTATCCTGAATACATTGATTAGCCCTGAATATGGCGCTATCAAGTCTTTGGACGAAATCAATGCGGTAGGTCATCGTATGGTACATGGCGGTGAACGTTTCAGCGAGTCTGTATTGTTGAGCAAGGAAGTATTGGAAGCTTTTGCTGCTTGTAATGACCTGGCTCCGCTTCACAACCCTGCCAATCTGAAAGGTGTGAATGCTGTTTCTGCTATTCTTCCTAACATTCCGCAGGTAGGTGTATTTGATACGGCTTTCCATCAGACAATGCCGGATTACGCCTATATGTACGCTATTCCTTACGAATTGTACGAGAAATATGGTGTACGCCGTTACGGTTTCCACGGAACTTCTCATCGTTATGTTTCGAAACGTGTATGCGAATTTTTGGGTGTAAATCCTGAAGGAAAGAAAATCATCACTTGCCACATCGGTAATGGTGGCTCTATCGCTGCTATCAAAGACGGCAAGTGTATGGACACTACTATGGGATTGACTCCGTTGGAAGGTTTGATGATGGGTACTCGTAGCGGTGACATTGATGCCGGTGCAGTAACATTCATCATGGAGAAAGAAGGTTTGAATACGACTGGTGTTTCCAACTTGCTGAATAAGAAGAGCGGTGTACTGGGTATTTCCGGTGTTTCAAGCGACATGCGCGAATTGTTGGCTGCTTGTGCTGCCGGCAATGAGAAAGCTATCTTGGCTGAGAAGATGTACTACTATCGTATCAAGAAATATATCGGTGCTTATGCTGCCGCATTAGGTGGTGTGGATATCATCTTGTTTACAGGTGGTGTTGGTGAGAACCAAATGGAATGTCGTCGTGAAGTTTGTAAGGATATGGAATACATGGGCATCGAACTTGATAACGACATAAATGCTAAGGTTCGTGGTGAAGAAGCTATCATTTCTACTCCTGCTTCTAAAGTGAAAGTAGTAGTGATTCCGACAGACGAAGAGTTGTTGATTGCTTCGGATACGATGGACATTTTGAACAAGTAA
- a CDS encoding glycosyltransferase: MRYSVIIPVYNRPDEVDELLQSLTVQHFKDFEVVVVEDGSSIPCKEVTDRYTDRLDIKYFAKPNSGPGQTRNYGAERSEGEYLIILDSDVILPEGYFDAVEKELLSSPADAFGGPDRAHDSFTDIQKAINYSMTSFFTTGGIRGGKKKMDKFYPRSFNMGVRRKVYEALGGFSKMRFGEDIDFSIRIFKGGYTCRLFPDAWVYHKRRTDLKKFFKQVHNSGIARINLYKKYPDSLKLVHLLPAVFTLGVAVLLLGTPFCMFSFTPVFLYALLVCIDSTIQNKSLSIGIYSIAAAFIQLIGYGTGFWRAWWQRCVRGKDEFEAFRKNFYK; this comes from the coding sequence ATGCGTTACTCCGTCATAATCCCCGTTTACAATCGTCCCGACGAAGTGGACGAGTTATTGCAAAGTCTCACTGTGCAGCACTTTAAAGATTTTGAAGTCGTTGTAGTGGAAGATGGTTCTTCCATTCCCTGTAAAGAAGTAACAGACCGATATACAGACCGGCTGGATATCAAGTACTTTGCTAAACCCAATTCAGGACCGGGACAGACCCGTAATTATGGAGCCGAACGCAGTGAAGGGGAATATCTTATTATACTCGATTCTGATGTGATTCTGCCCGAAGGATATTTCGATGCGGTAGAGAAAGAACTACTCTCATCTCCTGCCGATGCTTTCGGTGGTCCCGACCGCGCGCACGATTCTTTTACGGATATTCAGAAAGCGATTAACTATTCCATGACCTCTTTCTTCACGACGGGCGGTATCCGTGGCGGGAAAAAGAAAATGGATAAATTCTATCCCCGTAGCTTTAATATGGGAGTGCGTCGCAAAGTGTACGAAGCTTTGGGAGGATTTTCCAAGATGCGTTTTGGCGAAGACATTGATTTCAGTATCCGTATTTTCAAAGGCGGGTATACCTGTCGTCTTTTCCCTGACGCATGGGTATATCACAAACGGCGGACTGATTTGAAGAAATTCTTCAAACAGGTGCACAACTCCGGCATTGCCCGTATCAATCTCTACAAGAAATACCCAGATTCGCTGAAACTGGTACATCTGCTTCCGGCAGTCTTTACGTTAGGAGTAGCTGTTTTGTTATTGGGAACACCGTTTTGCATGTTTAGTTTCACCCCCGTTTTTCTTTATGCATTACTGGTCTGTATAGACTCGACGATTCAAAATAAGAGTTTGAGTATTGGCATCTATTCCATTGCTGCCGCATTTATTCAGCTTATCGGCTACGGTACAGGTTTTTGGCGTGCATGGTGGCAACGTTGCGTCAGAGGAAAGGATGAGTTTGAAGCATTTCGAAAGAATTTCTATAAGTAA
- the radC gene encoding RadC family protein has protein sequence MENKHKLSINQWALEDRPREKMMEKGAAALSDAELLAILIGSGNTEESAVELMRRLLLSCDNNLNSLAKWAVCDYSRFKGMGPAKSITVMAALELGKRRKLQNTKERLRITCSKDIYDIFQPLMCDLEQEEFWVLLLNQATKLIDKVRISTGGIDGTYADVRTILREALLQRATQIAVVHNHPSGNIRPSQPDKTLTEHIRKAADTMNIHLIDHVIVCEDGFFSFADEGLL, from the coding sequence ATGGAAAATAAACACAAGTTATCCATCAACCAATGGGCACTGGAAGACCGTCCACGGGAGAAAATGATGGAGAAGGGAGCAGCAGCATTAAGCGATGCCGAACTACTCGCTATATTAATAGGCTCCGGAAATACGGAAGAAAGTGCTGTTGAACTGATGCGGCGCTTACTTCTGTCTTGTGATAACAATCTCAATTCTTTGGCGAAATGGGCAGTCTGCGACTATTCCCGTTTTAAAGGAATGGGACCTGCGAAGAGCATTACGGTGATGGCCGCTTTGGAACTGGGAAAGCGGAGAAAGTTGCAAAATACTAAAGAAAGGCTCCGGATTACTTGCTCAAAAGATATCTACGACATTTTCCAACCTCTTATGTGCGACCTTGAGCAGGAGGAATTCTGGGTTTTATTGCTTAATCAGGCTACGAAACTGATAGACAAAGTCCGTATAAGTACCGGCGGAATAGATGGGACATATGCAGATGTACGTACAATTCTTCGGGAAGCACTTTTGCAGCGGGCTACACAGATAGCTGTAGTTCACAATCATCCCTCGGGGAATATTCGTCCCAGTCAACCGGATAAAACATTGACGGAACATATCCGCAAGGCTGCCGATACGATGAATATTCATCTGATAGACCATGTCATTGTTTGTGAAGACGGATTCTTCAGTTTTGCGGACGAGGGGTTACTGTGA
- a CDS encoding metal-sulfur cluster assembly factor, translating into MEKFEIEEKIVAMLKTVYDPEIPVNVYDLGLIYKIDVSDNGEVVLDMTLTAPNCPAADFIMEDIRQKVESVEGVNSATINLVFEPEWDKDMMSEEAKLELGFL; encoded by the coding sequence ATGGAAAAGTTTGAAATAGAAGAGAAGATTGTAGCTATGCTAAAGACGGTGTACGACCCGGAGATTCCGGTAAACGTATATGACCTCGGACTGATTTATAAGATTGATGTCTCCGATAATGGGGAAGTGGTGCTTGACATGACTCTGACAGCACCGAATTGTCCGGCTGCTGATTTTATCATGGAAGATATTCGTCAGAAAGTGGAATCAGTGGAAGGAGTGAACTCGGCTACCATTAACCTGGTGTTTGAACCGGAATGGGATAAGGATATGATGAGTGAAGAAGCGAAACTTGAACTCGGATTCCTGTAA
- a CDS encoding UDP-2,3-diacylglucosamine diphosphatase, which produces MKNVYFLSDAHLGSRAIEHGRTQERRLVNFLDSIKHKASAVYLLGDMFDFWYEFRLVVPKGYTRFLGKLSELTDMGVEVHFFTGNHDIWCGDYLSKECGVIIHREPLTTEIYGKEFYLAHGDGLGDPDKKFKLLRWMFHSTTLQTLFSAIHPRWSVELGLTWAKHSREKRVDGKEPDYMGENNEHLVLYTKEYLKSHPNINFFIYGHRHIELDLMLSVTSRVLILGDWINYFSYAVFDGENLFLEEYIEGETQV; this is translated from the coding sequence ATGAAGAACGTTTATTTCCTTTCCGATGCGCATCTTGGTTCACGTGCCATAGAACATGGACGTACGCAGGAACGGCGCTTGGTGAACTTCCTCGATAGTATCAAGCATAAAGCTTCTGCCGTTTACCTGTTGGGAGATATGTTCGATTTCTGGTATGAATTTCGGTTAGTAGTTCCCAAAGGATACACCCGCTTTTTAGGAAAGCTCTCCGAACTGACGGATATGGGAGTGGAGGTACATTTCTTTACTGGCAACCATGATATCTGGTGTGGGGATTATCTTTCTAAAGAATGCGGAGTGATTATCCATCGTGAGCCGTTGACTACCGAAATATACGGAAAAGAGTTTTATTTGGCTCATGGTGACGGACTGGGTGACCCGGACAAGAAGTTTAAATTGCTGCGCTGGATGTTTCATAGTACAACACTTCAGACACTGTTTTCCGCCATCCATCCCCGTTGGAGTGTGGAGCTAGGCTTGACGTGGGCAAAACATAGTCGCGAAAAGCGGGTGGACGGCAAAGAACCGGATTACATGGGGGAGAATAATGAACACTTGGTGCTTTATACAAAAGAATATCTGAAGAGTCATCCTAATATCAATTTCTTCATCTATGGACATCGTCACATTGAACTGGATTTAATGTTGAGCGTTACTTCCCGCGTGCTGATTCTTGGAGACTGGATTAACTATTTCTCCTATGCGGTATTCGATGGGGAGAATCTATTTCTGGAAGAGTATATAGAAGGAGAAACGCAAGTTTGA